In a genomic window of Desulfovibrio sp. JC022:
- a CDS encoding NAD(P)/FAD-dependent oxidoreductase has translation MTSNSFPTESRSYDLVVVGAGPGGFDAALEAAEEGIKVALVEKDLLGGTCLNVGCIPTKMYLGATSPVEELAAQSKARVAKGEIEIDFKALCTKKDRFIAATRKAMAQKAKKLGIDLYPAVAKVIEPGKVEVSHPEEQAVLEYKNLILATGSHPTVFPGLEPDNETILDNAGFLALEEMPTSLLVIGAGFIGLEMAQIAHRTGCKITVVDALDRIAVYEDPEVSKALQGVFKRHKWKFNLGVKVKSVTAENGQAVLRTEDGEEITADKALIAIGRRPNSADLGLDALGVETAGPGFVKVNENLEAADNVYAIGDLNGKILLAHAASHQAGYVVRRIAGKTEDAYEHGPIPSILYGSPETMRVGLMPADLEGQGEVKTSSFPLVANPIAQAYASTQGFVKVVWLDGKVAGITAVGHHVSGFTTAAAMIVQEGWTKDDIHKVVFPHPSLDEALLGALKAEQK, from the coding sequence ATGACATCAAATAGTTTCCCGACAGAATCACGCTCCTACGACCTCGTGGTCGTAGGGGCCGGTCCGGGTGGTTTTGACGCAGCCCTCGAAGCTGCGGAGGAAGGCATTAAAGTCGCGCTGGTTGAAAAAGACCTGCTCGGCGGAACCTGCCTCAATGTGGGTTGCATTCCCACCAAAATGTACCTCGGTGCAACCTCTCCGGTAGAAGAACTGGCAGCCCAGTCCAAGGCACGCGTTGCCAAGGGTGAAATCGAAATCGATTTCAAAGCCTTGTGTACAAAGAAAGACCGCTTTATTGCGGCAACCCGCAAGGCCATGGCCCAGAAAGCCAAAAAACTGGGTATCGACCTCTACCCCGCTGTCGCCAAGGTGATTGAGCCTGGCAAGGTAGAGGTTTCCCACCCTGAAGAACAGGCTGTACTTGAGTACAAAAACCTGATCCTCGCCACGGGTTCCCACCCAACCGTATTTCCCGGACTTGAGCCAGACAACGAAACCATTCTCGACAATGCAGGATTTCTCGCGCTGGAAGAAATGCCCACTTCATTGCTGGTCATCGGAGCGGGTTTTATCGGTCTTGAAATGGCTCAGATCGCCCACCGCACAGGATGCAAAATCACCGTGGTGGATGCCCTTGATCGCATCGCAGTATATGAAGATCCGGAAGTGTCTAAAGCTTTGCAGGGTGTATTCAAGCGTCACAAGTGGAAATTCAATCTCGGTGTGAAGGTTAAATCCGTGACCGCCGAGAACGGACAAGCCGTGCTGCGAACAGAAGACGGTGAAGAAATCACTGCCGACAAGGCACTCATCGCCATCGGACGCCGCCCCAATTCCGCAGATCTCGGTCTTGATGCACTTGGTGTGGAAACCGCAGGTCCCGGATTCGTCAAGGTTAACGAAAACCTTGAAGCCGCCGACAACGTTTACGCCATCGGTGACCTGAACGGCAAAATCCTGCTCGCCCACGCCGCCAGCCATCAGGCCGGGTACGTGGTCCGCCGCATTGCCGGAAAAACCGAAGACGCATACGAACACGGTCCCATCCCGTCCATTCTCTACGGTTCCCCGGAAACCATGCGTGTAGGGCTCATGCCCGCCGACCTAGAAGGTCAGGGGGAAGTTAAAACTTCATCCTTCCCGCTGGTAGCCAACCCCATTGCGCAGGCCTATGCATCCACGCAGGGCTTTGTAAAAGTGGTCTGGCTTGATGGCAAAGTTGCCGGGATCACCGCAGTAGGACACCATGTCTCAGGCTTCACCACCGCAGCAGCCATGATAGTACAGGAAGGCTGGACCAAGGACGACATCCACAAGGTAGTCTTCCCCCATCCGTCTCTGGATGAAGCACTGCTTGGTGCACTGAAAGCGGAGCAGAAATAA
- a CDS encoding ABC transporter substrate-binding protein, giving the protein MSRAVSILVLLIIVAFPTGSAARMEIKFATQDFFPFSYEENGEIKGPGAEIVREVCKKIDVKCSIGLYPWRRSLAMCNKGQIQALFMVGKNKERVQDFYFSPPLIATEYGFFECLDKPIKYEGITSLHNMTIGTYGPSNTSYSLEKLVIGPDNNINIDITPDDLTQFKKLARCRVDAVYSNKDVGLAIMKRLKIKNIAYAGTEKRLNYYIAFSKKSTPSVLVRKFNLCLSLMKQSGRLQQILQKYGLQAAD; this is encoded by the coding sequence ATGTCCAGAGCAGTCTCCATTTTAGTGCTACTTATTATTGTAGCATTCCCAACCGGTTCTGCAGCGCGCATGGAAATAAAATTTGCAACTCAGGATTTTTTTCCATTCTCATACGAAGAAAATGGAGAAATCAAAGGTCCGGGGGCAGAAATCGTGCGCGAGGTATGCAAAAAGATTGATGTAAAATGTAGTATTGGACTTTATCCGTGGCGCAGATCACTGGCGATGTGCAATAAAGGACAGATTCAGGCCCTTTTCATGGTAGGAAAAAACAAAGAACGAGTTCAGGATTTTTACTTCAGCCCTCCCTTAATAGCAACCGAATACGGTTTCTTTGAATGTCTGGATAAGCCAATAAAGTATGAAGGAATTACAAGCCTTCATAACATGACGATCGGGACGTACGGCCCATCGAATACCTCCTATAGTTTGGAAAAACTCGTAATAGGCCCTGACAACAACATAAATATAGATATAACCCCGGACGATCTGACACAATTCAAAAAACTGGCTAGATGCAGAGTTGATGCAGTATATTCAAACAAAGACGTTGGTTTGGCGATAATGAAAAGGTTAAAAATAAAAAATATCGCCTATGCAGGAACGGAAAAAAGACTAAATTACTACATAGCATTTTCCAAAAAGAGTACACCGTCTGTGCTTGTAAGGAAATTTAACCTTTGTCTTTCGCTAATGAAACAATCAGGTCGTTTACAACAAATTCTGCAAAAATACGGTTTACAAGCAGCCGACTAA
- a CDS encoding SGNH/GDSL hydrolase family protein, with protein MDFLGRAVEKSGHPCTYRVLASPFTYNSSPGIIPEELAAMDVKFGLDKYYHDRKLVHQFQMIGPDDPDPQLIVMNLFHENSPLFVHGESKYIFFVNPEAWQEHPEFEAWMKGNFGMVQAKPGSYLKRYREMLGNLRERFLQVPIIVVSRLSHYPAFGPDPYSYLDGWSDLWRTAKPILKSWESEIDNLNVIEMDRIFGGIWNKSEKKIEAHCPFLKFKLTEENNTITGLHASRDVEHIGSMWLVLAGKIEQFLKEGQIDYSEEEIVPDEWLRPWQPEKFPEDKLIKMLSSGANYQCARAIGSFFLDLGKDYTDLLARTAEFTPVCHSTLHMIKTYSRIWPNPVLAHWCQAHRNKAALFTANGPLYTQDYLKRIDEIERFVLGG; from the coding sequence ATGGATTTCCTCGGCAGGGCGGTAGAAAAATCGGGACACCCGTGCACTTATCGTGTTCTGGCTTCCCCGTTTACTTATAACAGTTCTCCGGGAATTATTCCCGAAGAATTGGCTGCCATGGATGTAAAGTTCGGTCTGGATAAATATTACCATGATCGCAAGCTGGTCCACCAGTTCCAGATGATCGGGCCTGATGATCCTGATCCGCAGCTTATTGTGATGAATCTTTTTCATGAAAACAGTCCGCTTTTCGTGCATGGGGAATCCAAATACATATTTTTTGTCAATCCCGAAGCATGGCAGGAACATCCTGAATTTGAAGCGTGGATGAAGGGAAATTTCGGCATGGTGCAGGCAAAACCGGGCAGTTATCTGAAACGGTACCGGGAAATGCTTGGTAATCTGCGGGAACGTTTTCTGCAAGTACCCATCATTGTAGTCTCCCGGCTTTCCCATTATCCGGCATTCGGTCCGGACCCATATTCATATCTTGATGGCTGGTCTGATCTCTGGCGTACAGCCAAGCCGATTCTTAAAAGCTGGGAAAGTGAAATTGATAATCTAAACGTAATTGAAATGGATCGAATTTTTGGTGGAATCTGGAATAAGTCTGAAAAGAAGATTGAAGCTCATTGCCCGTTTTTAAAGTTTAAACTCACCGAGGAGAACAACACAATCACCGGACTGCATGCCAGCCGCGATGTTGAACATATCGGTTCCATGTGGCTTGTGCTTGCCGGAAAAATTGAGCAGTTTTTGAAAGAAGGACAAATAGATTATTCTGAGGAAGAAATTGTTCCCGATGAATGGTTACGCCCATGGCAACCTGAAAAATTTCCCGAAGACAAACTTATCAAGATGCTTTCTTCCGGGGCAAACTATCAGTGCGCACGGGCTATCGGATCTTTTTTTCTCGATCTGGGCAAAGATTATACGGACCTTTTGGCCCGGACAGCTGAGTTCACCCCGGTCTGTCACAGTACCCTGCACATGATTAAAACGTATTCACGTATCTGGCCTAATCCTGTTTTAGCGCATTGGTGTCAGGCACACCGCAATAAGGCTGCTTTATTTACTGCCAACGGGCCGCTTTACACACAGGATTATTTGAAGCGCATAGATGAGATTGAACGGTTTGTGCTGGGAGGTTAG
- a CDS encoding MBL fold metallo-hydrolase — translation MKEIKVETFVLGPLETNSYLLTAGSDAVVIDCGMDPDPMLQAIRERALNVHSIYLTHMHLDHVGGVGPLQQVTGATVYGNLDDLYLNEIPVKEGGSREFKELLDFEITDIKQGRKTILDNPVMIIGTPGHTPGSLSYFFPAQNFIFVGDLLFMISVGRTDLPGGNSDALLNSIRNRIFILPGQTQIFSGHGPMTTVKHELRNNPFFIEK, via the coding sequence ATGAAAGAAATTAAAGTCGAAACATTCGTACTCGGTCCCCTTGAGACCAACTCCTACCTGCTCACAGCCGGGTCTGATGCAGTGGTCATCGATTGCGGAATGGACCCGGACCCTATGCTGCAAGCCATCCGCGAACGGGCTCTGAATGTTCACTCCATCTACCTGACTCATATGCACCTTGATCACGTAGGCGGTGTGGGACCGTTGCAACAAGTTACCGGAGCCACGGTTTACGGTAATCTGGACGATCTCTACCTCAACGAGATTCCGGTCAAAGAAGGTGGTTCACGTGAGTTCAAAGAACTGCTTGATTTCGAAATTACAGACATAAAACAAGGGCGCAAAACAATCCTCGATAATCCGGTGATGATCATCGGAACTCCGGGACATACTCCCGGCAGCCTATCCTATTTTTTCCCGGCCCAGAACTTCATTTTTGTGGGGGACCTGCTGTTCATGATTTCAGTTGGCCGCACTGATCTTCCCGGTGGCAACAGCGACGCACTGCTCAACTCCATTAGAAACCGCATCTTCATCCTTCCCGGACAGACCCAGATATTCTCCGGGCACGGACCCATGACCACTGTCAAACACGAACTGCGAAACAATCCTTTTTTTATTGAAAAATAA
- a CDS encoding phosphotransacetylase family protein yields the protein MSGLYIGSTSGYSGKNMIVMGLGLHFQKQGISLGYMKPVGAIPAEVDGRLGDEDAFFIQDVLGVSNPPNVVTPVVVTHDFKVQAFNGKVEDHVQPIVDGYAKISAGKDLTLVAGSGSMYSGKYCGVDGIHLVKTLGVKCVVIDRFQKELNYDYLVVLKEALGDNLAGVVLNDIPPTFMDEITTLIKPFLERKGVKVLGVIPKDPLMGTIKVGDLADRLGGKIITAHNRTDQPVESFLIGTMQVENFMTHFRRHRNSAVIVGGDRSDVQLVALEGECPCLVLTGNLYPNDIILTRSEVLETPIIVVRDDTFSVAKKMEDILSRHKLRESAKIKHGVDLVEKHIDFTYLKKQLGLKY from the coding sequence ATGTCCGGTTTATATATTGGTTCTACTAGCGGTTATTCCGGCAAGAACATGATTGTCATGGGCTTGGGTTTGCATTTTCAGAAGCAGGGTATCAGCCTTGGGTATATGAAGCCCGTGGGTGCTATTCCTGCGGAAGTTGACGGCAGGCTGGGTGATGAGGATGCTTTCTTTATTCAGGATGTGCTCGGCGTGTCCAATCCTCCCAATGTTGTTACCCCGGTAGTTGTTACCCACGATTTCAAGGTGCAGGCCTTTAACGGTAAAGTTGAGGACCATGTCCAGCCCATTGTCGACGGCTATGCCAAGATCAGTGCGGGTAAGGATCTTACGCTGGTTGCCGGGTCCGGTTCCATGTATTCCGGCAAATATTGCGGGGTGGATGGAATCCATCTGGTCAAGACACTGGGCGTCAAGTGTGTGGTTATTGACCGTTTCCAGAAGGAACTTAACTACGATTATCTGGTCGTGCTCAAGGAAGCACTGGGGGATAATCTGGCTGGTGTTGTGCTCAACGACATCCCGCCGACCTTCATGGATGAGATTACCACCCTGATTAAACCTTTTCTTGAACGCAAGGGTGTTAAAGTGCTTGGCGTTATTCCCAAAGACCCGCTTATGGGTACTATTAAAGTTGGGGATTTGGCTGACCGTCTTGGCGGAAAGATTATTACCGCCCACAACCGCACTGACCAGCCAGTGGAAAGTTTTCTTATCGGTACTATGCAGGTGGAAAATTTCATGACCCACTTCCGCAGGCATCGTAATTCAGCGGTCATCGTTGGTGGTGACCGTTCAGACGTGCAGCTGGTGGCCCTTGAAGGGGAGTGCCCGTGTCTGGTGCTGACCGGTAACCTTTACCCCAATGATATTATCCTGACCCGTTCGGAAGTATTGGAGACTCCTATCATTGTAGTTCGCGATGATACTTTCAGCGTTGCCAAGAAGATGGAAGACATTCTTTCCCGTCACAAGCTGCGTGAATCAGCCAAGATCAAACATGGCGTTGATCTGGTGGAAAAGCATATTGATTTCACCTACCTGAAAAAACAGCTGGGTTTGAAGTATTAG
- a CDS encoding acetate--CoA ligase family protein gives MFEPKAIAVIGVTADPKDKAGIIAANLLASGYKGKIFPVNGEGDQVHGLDAFSSVSELPRGIDLALICLPPAEAIPVLDDLSEILVRAVVVTNGGYGETGREGYRLEQQLARTAKNHDMIILGPNCMGLMNSTLSMNASLDPDFTLKGNIAFLSQSGAMCSTALDWANSEGVGFSKFISLGNKAVLGEATMFSYLANDDDTKVIVGYCETLKDGQDFLRTAYDTTFKKPLILLRAGETPSGARAASAHAGHLTGATTAYNAAFNQTGVMQAVDIEDMFNLAHAFSCQPLPNGSNVAIVTNSGGPGILATDMAEKGTLNISRPSSATLEKMKEVLPPYASLYNPIDMLGDAKADTYHRVLRAVAEDEVFHSILVILTPAANILDDVEKVAADIIELEKDCDKPIITCFMGDHSTRKARRMLRAAGIPCYEFPEAAVRSLDAMTRCYRWQKKDWPIDVCFRRDYSKAKSIVENCRKTGLTELVELDAQQLASAYELPVPETVLARTSNQAAKAAKRIGYPVALKVASPQISRKQELGLVVTDIQTPQALRKAFMQITTRAARRCKDAYITGCLVQAMGPKDSHEIVVSFKRDPQFGPLINFSLAGLHVDLLGDVSSRLAPLALNDAQEMVREIKAYPILRGVRSGAAVNLGALEDVLLMVSQMASDLPEIQEAEFNPVIAGPDGAVVANMRMTVS, from the coding sequence TTGTTTGAGCCAAAAGCGATTGCCGTAATCGGTGTTACCGCCGATCCTAAGGATAAGGCTGGCATCATTGCTGCCAATCTTCTTGCCTCTGGATATAAGGGAAAAATATTCCCCGTCAATGGGGAAGGGGACCAAGTTCACGGTCTTGATGCTTTTTCTTCTGTCTCCGAGCTTCCCCGCGGGATCGATCTGGCCTTGATTTGCCTTCCTCCAGCCGAAGCCATTCCAGTTCTGGATGATCTTTCGGAAATTCTGGTCCGGGCTGTTGTTGTCACCAACGGCGGTTACGGGGAAACAGGACGCGAAGGTTACCGTCTGGAACAGCAATTGGCAAGAACTGCCAAGAACCATGACATGATTATTCTAGGTCCTAATTGTATGGGACTCATGAATTCAACCTTGTCCATGAATGCCAGCCTTGATCCTGATTTTACACTTAAGGGAAATATTGCATTCCTTTCACAATCCGGGGCCATGTGCAGTACAGCTCTTGACTGGGCCAATAGTGAAGGGGTCGGCTTTTCCAAATTTATCAGCCTCGGCAACAAGGCCGTTCTTGGCGAGGCAACCATGTTCAGCTATCTCGCTAATGATGACGATACCAAAGTTATTGTCGGTTATTGCGAGACTCTTAAGGACGGGCAGGATTTTCTGCGCACAGCATACGATACCACTTTTAAAAAACCGTTGATCCTGCTGCGGGCCGGGGAAACACCATCCGGCGCAAGGGCCGCATCCGCTCATGCCGGACATTTGACCGGGGCCACCACCGCTTACAATGCTGCGTTCAACCAGACCGGGGTTATGCAGGCTGTGGACATTGAGGATATGTTTAACCTTGCCCATGCCTTTTCCTGCCAGCCGTTGCCGAATGGTTCCAATGTGGCTATCGTCACAAATTCCGGCGGGCCGGGTATTCTTGCCACCGATATGGCTGAAAAGGGCACATTGAATATTTCCCGTCCATCTTCCGCCACTCTTGAAAAGATGAAGGAAGTGCTTCCTCCATACGCATCCCTGTACAATCCCATCGACATGCTTGGTGATGCCAAGGCGGATACTTACCACCGCGTGCTTCGCGCTGTTGCTGAAGATGAAGTTTTTCATTCCATTCTGGTGATTTTGACCCCGGCAGCAAACATCCTTGACGATGTGGAAAAAGTTGCCGCAGATATAATTGAACTGGAAAAGGATTGCGACAAGCCGATCATCACCTGTTTTATGGGTGATCATTCGACCAGAAAAGCACGCAGGATGCTCCGCGCTGCCGGAATTCCCTGTTATGAATTTCCAGAAGCCGCGGTCCGTTCCCTTGATGCCATGACCCGCTGTTACCGCTGGCAGAAAAAGGACTGGCCCATTGATGTCTGTTTCAGGCGCGATTATTCCAAGGCCAAGTCCATTGTGGAAAATTGCCGTAAGACCGGGCTGACCGAACTGGTGGAGCTTGATGCTCAGCAGCTGGCTTCCGCTTACGAGCTCCCAGTGCCGGAAACCGTTTTGGCCCGGACATCCAATCAGGCCGCAAAAGCCGCCAAGAGGATCGGCTATCCCGTGGCTCTTAAGGTCGCTTCGCCGCAGATATCCCGTAAGCAGGAACTCGGTTTGGTTGTCACTGATATCCAGACCCCGCAGGCCCTGCGTAAGGCCTTTATGCAAATCACGACCCGTGCGGCCAGAAGGTGCAAGGATGCCTACATTACCGGGTGTCTGGTGCAGGCTATGGGACCGAAGGATTCTCACGAGATTGTGGTCAGTTTTAAGCGCGATCCGCAGTTCGGGCCGCTTATAAATTTTTCCCTTGCGGGGCTTCACGTGGACCTGCTTGGTGATGTATCATCGCGCTTGGCTCCGCTGGCACTTAACGATGCTCAGGAAATGGTCCGTGAGATCAAGGCGTATCCTATTTTAAGAGGGGTACGTTCCGGTGCAGCTGTAAATCTCGGTGCGCTGGAAGATGTGCTGCTCATGGTGTCGCAGATGGCTTCGGATCTGCCGGAAATTCAGGAAGCTGAATTCAACCCGGTTATCGCAGGACCGGACGGAGCTGTGGTCGCTAACATGCGCATGACAGTAAGCTAA
- the rnc gene encoding ribonuclease III — MVENFSRLQQGIHYRFSQVKHLATALTHSSWANEQSEPVEDNERLEFLGDAVLELCVTEELFKRFKDAHEGQLTKIRSKLVKEKSLAAIAHELEINAFLKLGKGEEAQGGRTRSSLMADAMEAVIGAVFLDGGYAEAQKFIMRIFEDKWPETFKIESSKDFKSKLQEVTQARFKERPTYVLTGTKGPEHEKIFMVNLNLPDGKSFDSEGSSLKKAEQTAAAKALEYLTENEADASN, encoded by the coding sequence ATGGTAGAAAATTTTTCACGCCTCCAGCAAGGTATCCACTATCGATTTTCTCAAGTCAAGCATTTAGCCACAGCACTGACCCACAGTTCATGGGCAAATGAGCAGTCTGAGCCTGTTGAAGATAACGAACGGCTGGAATTTTTAGGTGATGCGGTGCTTGAACTTTGTGTAACCGAAGAACTGTTTAAGCGGTTCAAGGACGCCCACGAAGGCCAGCTGACCAAGATCAGATCCAAGCTGGTCAAAGAGAAAAGCCTTGCAGCTATTGCTCATGAGCTTGAAATCAACGCTTTCCTGAAGCTGGGTAAAGGCGAAGAAGCACAAGGCGGCCGGACCCGGTCCTCCCTCATGGCAGATGCCATGGAAGCTGTTATCGGGGCGGTGTTTCTGGATGGCGGCTATGCTGAAGCCCAGAAATTCATCATGAGAATATTTGAAGATAAGTGGCCTGAAACTTTCAAAATTGAAAGTTCCAAAGACTTTAAAAGCAAATTGCAGGAAGTAACTCAGGCCAGATTCAAAGAACGCCCGACATACGTGCTGACCGGAACCAAAGGCCCCGAGCATGAAAAAATATTTATGGTAAACCTGAATCTCCCGGACGGGAAATCATTTGATTCGGAAGGTTCGAGTCTAAAAAAAGCCGAGCAGACCGCTGCGGCAAAAGCTCTGGAATATCTTACTGAAAATGAGGCTGACGCTTCAAATTAA
- a CDS encoding flagellin, translated as MSLVINHNLMAMRASRNLQESYGNLGTSTRRLSSGLRVGTAADDAAGLAIRELMRADVKSLNQGMRNANDAISMIQTADGALQVIDEKLIRMKELATQASTGTYNSDQRLIIDSEFQAMASEITRIANATDFNGIHLLNGNLSGGTGSHDGSGLHSTGPLKVHFGTGNDCAEDYYYIAIGESTASALGVQTSISTQALAQEALDKLQQAIISKDKIRANLGAMQNRLENTITNLSIQAENVQAAESRISDVDVATEMTEFVRNQILTQSAVAMLSQANSLPKMAMQLIGG; from the coding sequence ATGTCCTTAGTCATTAACCACAACCTTATGGCAATGCGTGCCTCGCGAAATCTTCAAGAATCGTACGGCAACCTTGGTACTTCTACCCGTCGTCTCTCCTCAGGTTTGAGAGTCGGCACCGCAGCTGATGATGCTGCCGGTCTCGCAATTCGTGAACTTATGCGCGCTGACGTTAAATCCCTTAACCAGGGTATGAGAAACGCCAACGACGCTATCTCCATGATTCAGACCGCAGACGGAGCACTGCAAGTAATCGATGAAAAGCTCATTCGTATGAAAGAGCTCGCAACTCAGGCATCCACCGGTACCTACAACTCTGATCAGCGCCTGATCATCGACTCTGAATTTCAGGCTATGGCTTCGGAAATTACCCGTATCGCCAATGCTACCGACTTTAACGGTATCCACCTGCTTAACGGTAACCTTTCCGGTGGTACCGGATCTCATGACGGTTCCGGTCTTCATTCCACCGGCCCGCTGAAGGTCCACTTCGGAACAGGTAACGACTGCGCGGAAGACTACTACTACATCGCAATCGGTGAATCCACCGCTTCCGCTCTTGGCGTGCAGACTTCCATCTCCACTCAGGCGTTGGCTCAGGAAGCTCTGGATAAGCTCCAGCAGGCAATTATTTCTAAAGATAAGATTCGTGCGAACCTTGGTGCCATGCAGAACAGGTTGGAAAATACCATCACCAACCTTTCCATTCAGGCAGAAAACGTTCAGGCTGCTGAATCCCGCATCTCCGATGTGGACGTAGCAACTGAAATGACCGAATTCGTACGTAACCAGATTCTCACTCAGTCCGCGGTAGCAATGCTCTCGCAGGCTAACTCACTGCCGAAGATGGCTATGCAGCTCATTGGCGGCTAA
- a CDS encoding flagellar hook protein FlgE — MGLSASLFSGITGLQAHGDKMSVLGNNIANVNTVGFKSAKMHFEDAISQDMSTATGIAQVGRGVQVGAIYADYAQGSFETTSESTDLAIGGDGFFIVSPKSEETSYYTRAGNFRFDKDGYLTDPHGYVLQGWKVQDESNSQVATGTSVNTNTAVRTVGVPTDIRLENFQSAPKATTTINMITNLDSGEASRSTDSTAPYLSLFNAWDGAAEPPLGDSLYGYQSTLKVYDANGSAHNVTTYFDQVTLSNAGGKKVWEFIVTCDPEEDGRISDDGVNFAGTSAAGLLMTGTMTFNAAGDLTGVSAYSLKSNGGTAATDLRNADEWTLAEFSQDGLPVLTANFLSRSNASFTDASNDPVTIEMNFGLTNQDLSGTGTTKGWGSAAASNASLLGTNITDISGIPNFGDAEKSALSTTSYSSGSTTLFQSQDGYTAGFLQSTSVSRDGVLTGRYSNGQIQELYVLTLASFNNDWGLRREGGNLFTQTRESGDALTGLPNSGGKGSIAANSLEMSNVDLAVEFVNMITTQRGFQANSKVITTTDTMMGELIQLKR; from the coding sequence ATGGGTTTATCAGCATCATTATTCTCAGGAATCACAGGTTTGCAGGCACACGGCGACAAGATGTCCGTGCTTGGTAACAACATTGCAAACGTAAACACAGTCGGCTTCAAGAGTGCTAAAATGCACTTTGAAGACGCCATCAGCCAGGACATGTCCACTGCCACCGGTATCGCACAGGTCGGTCGAGGCGTGCAGGTTGGGGCAATTTATGCCGACTATGCTCAGGGGTCTTTTGAAACAACCTCTGAGTCCACCGACCTCGCAATCGGTGGTGACGGATTTTTCATAGTCTCTCCCAAGAGTGAAGAGACTTCCTATTACACAAGAGCGGGTAACTTCCGTTTTGACAAAGACGGTTATCTCACCGACCCGCATGGTTATGTGCTTCAGGGCTGGAAAGTTCAGGATGAAAGCAATTCACAGGTTGCCACCGGAACCAGTGTAAATACCAACACCGCAGTGCGTACTGTCGGTGTACCTACTGACATCAGACTGGAAAATTTTCAGTCCGCACCGAAGGCTACTACTACTATTAATATGATCACCAACCTTGATTCCGGGGAAGCAAGCCGCTCAACTGACAGTACCGCTCCCTATCTGTCCCTCTTTAATGCCTGGGATGGAGCTGCTGAGCCGCCGCTTGGTGATTCTCTGTACGGTTACCAGTCTACTCTCAAGGTCTATGATGCCAACGGTTCTGCTCATAATGTTACCACTTATTTTGATCAGGTTACCCTCAGTAACGCCGGTGGTAAGAAGGTCTGGGAATTTATTGTGACCTGCGATCCCGAAGAAGACGGGCGCATTTCCGATGACGGTGTTAATTTCGCCGGAACTTCCGCAGCTGGTCTGCTTATGACCGGAACAATGACTTTCAACGCAGCCGGTGACCTGACCGGTGTATCAGCCTATAGTCTTAAGAGTAACGGCGGTACTGCCGCAACAGATCTCAGAAATGCTGACGAGTGGACTCTGGCAGAGTTCTCACAAGATGGGTTGCCCGTTTTGACAGCAAACTTTCTCTCAAGGTCCAACGCAAGTTTTACCGATGCCAGTAATGATCCGGTAACAATTGAGATGAACTTCGGTTTAACCAACCAGGATCTTTCAGGTACTGGAACTACCAAAGGGTGGGGATCTGCCGCAGCTTCAAATGCAAGCTTGCTCGGCACCAATATTACCGACATAAGCGGTATTCCCAACTTCGGTGATGCGGAAAAAAGTGCCCTGTCCACAACCAGTTACAGCTCCGGCTCCACTACCCTGTTCCAGTCTCAGGACGGTTACACCGCAGGTTTCTTACAGAGTACTTCTGTAAGCAGGGACGGAGTTTTGACCGGACGTTATTCCAACGGACAGATTCAGGAACTTTACGTACTGACTCTCGCTTCGTTCAATAATGACTGGGGACTGCGGCGTGAAGGCGGTAACCTCTTTACCCAGACTAGGGAATCCGGGGATGCTTTGACCGGCCTGCCTAACAGCGGCGGCAAAGGGTCTATCGCGGCCAACTCCCTTGAAATGTCCAACGTGGACCTTGCAGTCGAGTTTGTGAACATGATTACCACCCAGCGCGGTTTTCAGGCCAACTCCAAGGTTATTACGACCACAGATACCATGATGGGCGAGCTTATCCAGCTCAAGCGCTAA